The following is a genomic window from Armatimonadota bacterium.
CGCGCATCGAGAATGAGAGCGAGGGCGACGTGCAGATCCTCGGCAGCGTGACGGTCAAGTAATGAAGGCCCGCGATTCCTCGGCGCGGCCGACCCATCCGGGATGCGAGTCCCGACGAGCATCAGCGCTCGGAGATAATCCGCATGGACGTGGAACGTATCAGGCCGATAGCGATATGCGTCTTCCGCCGCGGCGAGGACATCCTGGTCGGCGAGGGATATGACCGGGTCAAGGACGAGACGTTCTATCGCCCGCTCGGCGGCGCGATAGAGTTCGGCGAGAGCAGCCGCGACGGTATCGTGCGCGAGATCCGCGAGGAATTGGGGGCGGAGATCACGGGCCTGGAATACCTCGCCACGATCGAGAATGTCTTTACCTGCGATGGCACGCCCGGCCACCAGATCGTCATGGTATACCAGGCCGCGTTCGCCGACGAGCGCTTCTATCGCGCCGAGAGCATCACGGGCCAGGAGCATGACGAGACCGGGCCGCTGTGGGAGTTCACGGCGATATGGAAGCCGCTGGACTACTTCCGCGCAGGCACGGCGCCGCTGTATCCGGAGAGCCTGCTTGAGCTGCTGGATCGGCGGAGGGATGACGGGCGCTCACCCGAGCCCCCGAGCCGCAGTGCAAAGGAGTGAGAGATGCATCTTGGCGCGCCGGTGTTTGAGAAGTGCGATGATCCCGAGGCGTGGGTCGCCGCGCTGAAGCAGCTCGCCTACGGGGGGGCGTACTGTCCGGTCGG
Proteins encoded in this region:
- a CDS encoding NUDIX hydrolase; the encoded protein is MDVERIRPIAICVFRRGEDILVGEGYDRVKDETFYRPLGGAIEFGESSRDGIVREIREELGAEITGLEYLATIENVFTCDGTPGHQIVMVYQAAFADERFYRAESITGQEHDETGPLWEFTAIWKPLDYFRAGTAPLYPESLLELLDRRRDDGRSPEPPSRSAKE